In Mercurialis annua linkage group LG6, ddMerAnnu1.2, whole genome shotgun sequence, the following are encoded in one genomic region:
- the LOC126685715 gene encoding uncharacterized protein LOC126685715, translating to MSYYSSQLSVIIENMRAERAAIQREIMADFNKLNSAINNLAKVLGGEQIKEPAYDYEITEFSLISTGEIDSVDEIHTDDDINADLDVSDTETEEAYINDDPNISINLDDIKDDISRQVNDTGGHGRSPFLLRGQIPSDFVQTDIADDKNTERQGRSPFALISHAESIVKNLPRYVSRSMIHGKWNEIFSQGTTYFLLYFWSKIQYMKEHIKPIYNKKFRFKFWTIYLKQPRRKRKG from the coding sequence ATGTCTTATTATTCGAGTCAACTATCGGTGATCATAGAGAATATGAGAGCCGAACGTGCTGCTATCCAAAGGGAGATCATGGccgattttaataaattaaattcggCTATAAATAATCTTGCTAAGGTGTTAGGAGGCGAACAGATCAAAGAGCCAGCCTATGACTACGAGATCACCGAGTTTTCTTTAATCTCTACTGGAGAGATTGATAGTGTTGATGAAATCCACACCGATGATGACATCAACGCCGATCTTGACGTTAGTGATACTGAGACCGAAGAAGCTTACATCAATGATGATCCTAATATTAGTATTAACCTTGATGATATCAAGGATGATATTTCTAGGCAAGTCAACGATACTGGGGGGCATGGGCGATCTCCATTCCTTTTAAGGGGTCAAATCCCATCGGATTTTGTACAAACCGATATTGCTGATGATAAAAACACCGAGAGGCAAGGCCGATCACCATTCGCCTTGATAAGTCATGCTGAATCGATTGTTAAGAATCTACCAAGGTATGTGTCGCGGTCAATGATTCATGGAAAATGGAATGAAATTTTTAGTCAAGGTACAACTTactttttactatatttttggtcaaaaattcaatatatgAAAGAACATATTAAGccgatttataataaaaagtttCGCTTTAAATTTTGGACGATCTATTTAAAACAACCACGAAGGAAAAGAAAAGGTTGA
- the LOC126686142 gene encoding fasciclin-like arabinogalactan protein 10, with product MGASHYFFFFLALSAAVSAHNITDILSGFPEYSQFNDFLTQTRLADEINSRETITVLALNNGAMSALSAKHPLPVIKNALSLLVLLDYYDPSKLHQISKGTTLSTTLYQTTGNAPGNLGFVNITDLQGGKVGFGSAAPGSKLDTTYTKSVKQIPYNISVLEVNAPIIAPGILTAPAPSADVNITGLLEKAGCKTFASLLLSSGVIKTYLSAADKGLTIFAPNDEAFKAAGVPDLSKLTNAEVVSLLEYHASVGYSPKGALKTKKDPISTLATNGASKYDLTVSTAGDDVTLHTGVASSRVAETVLDSTPLVIFTVDNVLLPTELFGKAPSPAPAPEPVSAPSPSPATSPAPASVEAPSPSAASPPAPPMDTPVGAPSDAPAGSENSTADKDNAAAVHVTASALFTLFSATVICSILMS from the coding sequence ATGGGAGCTTCACATTACTTTTTCTTCTTCCTTGCCTTATCCGCCGCCGTTTCAGCTCATAACATCACCGACATTCTCTCCGGCTTCCCGGAGTATTCTCAGTTCAACGATTTCTTAACCCAAACAAGGTTAGCCGATGAAATCAACAGCCGCGAGACAATCACTGTGTTAGCTCTTAACAATGGTGCCATGTCAGCTCTTTCAGCCAAACACCCGCTCCCCGTCATTAAAAATGCTCTCAGCCTCCTTGTTTTGCTCGACTACTATGATCCCTCTAAGCTCCACCAGATCTCTAAGGGCACCACTCTCTCCACCACTCTTTACCAAACTACTGGAAATGCCCCTGGGAATTTAGGGTTTGTGAATATCACCGATCTTCAAGGCGGTAAAGTCGGGTTCGGCTCGGCTGCTCCCGGCTCCAAGCTTGATACGACTTACACCAAGTCGGTCAAACAAATACCTTATAATATCTCTGTACTCGAGGTCAACGCGCCGATTATTGCTCCGGGGATCTTAACAGCTCCGGCTCCGTCAGCTGATGTGAACATAACCGGCTTGCTTGAAAAAGCTGGATGCAAAACTTTTGCTAGCCTGCTTCTTTCAAGCGGTGTGATTAAGACCTACCTGTCAGCTGCTGATAAAGGTTTGACCATTTTTGCACCAAACGACGAGGCGTTTAAGGCTGCCGGAGTTCCTGATCTGAGCAAGCTTACGAATGCTGAGGTGGTTTCTCTTTTAGAGTATCACGCCTCCGTTGGTTACAGTCCTAAAGGAGCTTTGAAGACTAAAAAAGATCCAATCTCAACTCTGGCTACTAACGGCGCTAGCAAGTACGATCTGACGGTTTCTACTGCCGGCGATGACGTCACTCTCCACACCGGTGTTGCTTCATCGAGAGTCGCTGAGACTGTTCTTGACTCAACTCCTCTTGTGATCTTCACCGTTGATAATGTGCTTTTACCTACTGAGTTGTTCGGAAAAGCTCCATCGCCTGCTCCAGCTCCTGAGCCGGTGAGTGCGCCATCTCCTTCTCCGGCGACAAGTCCCGCTCCTGCTAGCGTTGAGGCACCGTCGCCGTCGGCTGCTTCTCCACCTGCTCCGCCAATGGATACGCCTGTAGGAGCGCCTTCTGATGCGCCGGCGGGATCAGAGAATAGCACTGCGGATAAGGATAATGCTGCTGCTGTTCACGTGACTGCATCTGCATTGTTTACGCTATTTTCTGCCACTGTAATTTGTTCGATTCTCATGTCCTGA
- the LOC126686141 gene encoding uncharacterized protein LOC126686141, with amino-acid sequence MATERPVVTTAGATPTSIPPEKRYTSIFDVSSNFFDACRLLSPSATSVSDTAKKLDNLTVVEALKEDETAVKEDTVLKNDAVIPRWTCNTCKAEFESLQDQRSHFKSDIHRINVKLSIAGKNIVNEEDVDDLTFDSFKDYDISSISGSEDEADKIILARGDVLQKGLIGSVKQKLFIRLDKGHKVSIWRSLILNDYESASYSNENDFFEECLKESEVIERLKFLIHEPRDKTRLRIVLLASGGHFAGCVFDGNSVVAHKTFHRYVVRGKAGKKQSSKDGAGRAAHSAGASLRRYNELALKKDIQELLAAWKPYFDASSSVFIHAPSSNRQLLFDGDTAYFSHHHCFIRNIPLNVRRPTLKEARRIYILLTQVAFEADEKEFSSTTKEVSILSEINVTDAIQDSKKEELKDFVSCRGILDDSSIHTNSNELNIPLESESKVIGVTTPLHEAAQSGDAHKVLELLEQGLDPSANDERGRTPYMLANEKEVRNTFRRFMALNLDRWDWHAAKVPSALTKEMEEVQAAKQAEKDAKKKARAKELKKLRKAKEKAQAQAAPTQNSMAATAGNSVVPALAVKKESQSSGRLLLSKEEELKRAQAAEREKRAAAAERRMATTLNSQSSGISNGQSVSGSAADINCCCCNTSLAGKIPFHRYNYKYCSTTCMHVHKEALEDG; translated from the exons ATGGCGACGGAACGCCCCGTCGTCACCACCGCCGGCGCCACCCCAACTTCAATTCCACCAGAGAAACGGTACACTTCAATCTTCGACGTCTCATCAAACTTTTTCGACGCCTGTCGGTTGCTTTCTCCTTCCGCAACTTCAGTATCCGATACCGCTAAAAAACTTGACAATCTTACCGTCGTTGAAGCCCTCAAAGAAGACGAAACCGCCGTTAAAGAAGATACAGTTCTCAAAAACGACGCCGTAATACCTAGATGGACATGTAACACCTGCAAGGCTGAATTTGAGTCGCTTCAAGACCAGCGCTCTCACTTCAAGTCAGATATTCACCGAATTAAT GTAAAATTAAGTATTGCCGGAAAAAATATTGTGAATGAAGAAGATGTAGATGATTTAACCTTCGATTCGTTTAAAGATTATGATATATCAAGTATTTCAGGATCAGAAGATGaagctgataaaataattttagctCGCGGTGATGTATTACAGAAGGGATTGATTGGAAGTGTTAAGCAGAAGCTGTTTATTCGTCTCGACAAAGGCCATAAGGTTTCGATTTGGAGGTCTTTAATTTTGAATGATTATGAAAGTGCTTCGTATAGTAATGAGAATGATTTTTTTGAGGAATGTTTGAAAGAGAGTGAAGTGATTGAGAGATTGAAATTTTTGATTCATGAGCCTAGAGATAAGACTCGTTTACGGATTGTTTTGCTTGCTAGTGGTGGGCATTTTGCTGGCTGTGTGTTTGATGGTAACTCTGTTGTGGCTCACAAAACATTTCACAG ATATGTGGTAAGGGGAAAAGCTGGTAAAAAACAATCTTCGAAAGATGGAGCTGGCAGGGCGGCACATTCTGCTGGAGCTTCACTCCGTAGGTATAACGAACTAGCTCTAAAGAAG GATATCCAAGAATTACTTGCTGCTTGGAAGCCTTACTTTGATGCTTCCAGTTCTGTTTTCATTCATGCCCCTTCAAGCAATCGTCAACTCCTCTTTGATGGAGATACTGCATATTTTAGCCATCATCATTGTTTTATCCGAAATATACCACTAAATGTCCGGAGGCCTACTCTTAAAGAAGCTAGGCGAATATATATTCTATTGACACAAGTTGCCTTTGAAGCCGATGAGAAGGAATTTTCATCAACCACCAAAGAAGTCTCTATCTTAAGTGAAATCAACGTCACTGATGCCATTCAAGACTCCAAAAAAGAGGAATTGAAGGATTTTGTTAGTTGTAGGGGAATTCTTGATGATTCATCAATTCATACAAACTCTAATGAACTGAATATACCGCTTGAAAGTGAAAGTAAAGTGATTGGTGTAACGACGCCTTTGCATGAAGCAGCGCAGTCTGGCGATGCTCATAAAGTTCTGGAACTTTTAGAACAGGGTTTGGATCCTTCTGCTAATGATGAAAGGGGGCGGACCCCCTATATGCTGGCAAATGAGAAGGAAGTTAGAAACACTTTTAGGCGTTTTATGGCGTTAAATCTTGATAGATGGGATTGGCATGCTGCTAAAGTTCCTAGTGCATTGACAAAAGAAATGGAGGAAGTTCAAGCTGCTAAGCAG GCAGAGAAAGACGCTAAGAAGAAAGCCAGAGCAAAAGAGTTGAAGAAATTGCGTAAAGCTAAAGAAAAGGCTCAG GCTCAGGCTGCCCCAACCCAGAACTCCATGGCCGCAACAGCAGGGAATTCAGTTGTGCCAGCTTTAGCTGTCAAGAAAGAGTCTCAATCTAGTGGAAGATTGCTACTATCTAAAGAG GAGGAGTTAAAGAGGGCACAAGCTGCTGAGCGAGAAAAGAGAGCAGCTGCCGCTGAGAGGAGAATGGCTACAACTCTAAATTCCCAAAGCAGTGGTATTAGCAACGGACAATCGGTTAGCGGCTCTGCAGCTGATATTAACTGTTGCTGTTGTAATACATCATTAGCTGGTAAAATTCCATTTCATAGGTATAATTACAAATACTGCAGCACCACATGTATGCATGTACACAAAGAGGCCCTTGAAGATGGATAA
- the LOC126686143 gene encoding uncharacterized protein LOC126686143, protein MTIASMLNVNPSTWNRKQSGLLPPPPPSSFSFRRKTLNNLFKSSSKFCCSSRQVTTAIEHPNNNIHRTAVGPLKMEQCSLEGVCNAGKTMKRRAVGITVVLALLLMKAACYSSYPAWASCLQTEHCSATSLPADYRRESEWCGELEIIVFSILALCIFKVVSDLGGPNSVIELQVGFFGPVPSLQQDLDEAYTFNSNRIVLYMAARALYPHSNNSFSGYVSVKWVEYAMFARKVCNEIFDRRTLTKKRSKNLSCDEYTVVTIIIAVDEEQQLPKIKSCGDLQSVLLKLKAIGADQGHVSMNIAFALRYENVTKQELELYYPELSKAKYFDVPY, encoded by the exons ATGACAATAGCATCAATGCTCAACGTGAATCCATCGACATGGAATCGGAAGCAGAGCGGTTTACTTCCGCCTCCACCGCCATCCTCGTTCTCCTTCCGTCGGAAAACCCTAAATAATCTCTTCAAATCCTCATCAAAATTCTGCTGCAGCAGTAGGCAAGTTACTACTGCTATAGAACACCCAAATAATAACATTCATCGGACTGCCGTGGGACCTTTAAAAATGGAACAGTGCAGTTTAGAGGGTGTTTGTAACGCCGGTAAGACTATGAAACGTCGAGCTGTGGGTATAACAGTGGTGTTAGCTTTGTTACTGATGAAGGCGGCGTGCTATAGTAGTTATCCCGCTTGGGCTTCATGTCTCCAAACTGAACACTGCTCCGCCACTTCCTTGCCGGCTGATTATCGCCGGGAGAGTGAATGGTGTGGTGAACttgaaattattgtttttagtatCTTAGCCCTGTGTATATTCAAAGTGGTATCTGATTTAGGAGGACCCAACAGCGTTATCGAACTTCAG gTTGGATTTTTTGGTCCTGTGCCATCACTTCAGCAGGATCTCGATGAAGCATACACTTTCAATTCTAACCGTATAGTATTATATA TGGCGGCGCGTGCTTTATATCCGCACTCTAATAACAGCTTTTCTGGCTATGTATCT GTAAAATGGGTAGAATATGCCATGTTTGCAAGAAAAGTATGCAACGAAATCTTTGACAGACGTACACTTACAAAGAAAAGGAGTAAAAATCTTTCGTGTGATGAATATACGGTG GTGACAATTATTATAGCTGTTGATGAGGAACAACAACTACCAAAGATAAAGAGTTGTGGAGATCTTCAGAGTGTTCTGCTTAAGCTTAAAGCCATAGGAGCAGATCAAGGACATGTATCTATG AACATTGCATTTGCATTGCGTTATGAAAACGTAACCAAACAAGAGCTGGAATTGTATTATCCAGAATTGAGTAAAGCTAAATATTTTGATGTACCGTattaa